The Litchfieldia alkalitelluris genome has a window encoding:
- a CDS encoding sulfite exporter TauE/SafE family protein produces MNKLIIFSFIGFLAQLVDGALGMGFGATSASLLLMFGIAPAVASASIHMAEIATTAASGASHIWFKNVDKNILIKLTIPGAISAFIGAAFLSSIPGDLIKPFISIFLLLLGFYIIIRFLFFSQTGYKNQSPNLSKKFLTPLGLIGGFFDAVGGGGWGPITTPVLLTRRGIPPKKVIGTVATSEFAIAVSATLGFILFLGIEHFQWFWVLSFMIGGVIAAPIAAWLVRIVPSYMLGVLVGGFIILTNSMTIIKAASLPISWAILTYSLIISLWVVAILFQLKNRKIFLAID; encoded by the coding sequence ATGAATAAATTAATTATTTTTTCGTTTATTGGCTTTTTAGCACAACTTGTAGATGGTGCTTTGGGTATGGGATTTGGTGCAACATCTGCTTCATTATTATTAATGTTTGGGATAGCCCCAGCTGTCGCTTCAGCTTCAATTCACATGGCGGAAATAGCCACCACAGCTGCATCTGGTGCTTCTCATATATGGTTTAAAAATGTTGATAAAAACATCTTAATAAAGTTGACAATTCCTGGAGCGATTAGTGCATTTATAGGCGCAGCTTTCCTTAGTAGTATACCGGGTGATTTAATCAAACCATTTATATCAATCTTTCTATTATTACTAGGATTCTATATCATCATAAGATTTTTATTTTTTAGTCAAACAGGATATAAAAATCAATCACCAAACCTTTCAAAAAAGTTTTTAACTCCACTGGGATTGATAGGTGGATTCTTTGATGCTGTTGGAGGTGGTGGTTGGGGACCAATTACGACACCTGTATTACTTACACGAAGGGGAATTCCTCCTAAAAAAGTAATTGGAACTGTCGCCACTAGTGAGTTTGCTATTGCGGTTTCTGCTACATTAGGGTTCATTTTGTTTCTAGGTATTGAGCACTTTCAATGGTTTTGGGTTCTATCCTTTATGATTGGTGGAGTTATTGCAGCCCCAATTGCTGCTTGGCTTGTTAGAATTGTACCTTCATATATGTTAGGAGTATTAGTTGGAGGGTTTATTATTCTTACAAACTCTATGACCATTATTAAAGCAGCTTCATTACCTATTTCTTGGGCCATATTAACTTATTCTCTAATCATTTCTCTATGGGTTGTAGCGATATTATTTCAATTAAAGAATAGAAAAATTTTTTTAGCTATAGATTAA
- a CDS encoding pro-sigmaK processing inhibitor BofA family protein codes for MEPIIVMSIIGGLVLLLLIVGAPIKPIRFVGQGVVKILIGALLLFFLNAFGSTLGIHVPINLVTSTVSGFLGIPGLVALVVIERFIL; via the coding sequence ATGGAACCAATTATCGTGATGTCGATAATAGGAGGCCTTGTTTTACTTTTATTAATAGTAGGTGCACCTATAAAGCCTATTCGATTTGTAGGACAAGGTGTCGTTAAAATTCTAATAGGTGCATTATTATTATTCTTTTTAAATGCATTTGGCTCAACATTAGGTATCCATGTTCCAATTAATTTAGTAACATCTACAGTATCGGGATTTTTAGGGATTCCTGGTTTAGTAGCTCTTGTAGTTATTGAAAGGTTTATTTTATAA
- a CDS encoding YaaL family protein encodes MFFRKKGKLRKDFDEKLLQQLEHLKEDWMKQKLLIEKSIDPSEEILNDLRLAESKYFFLLREAKQRKLFIGRS; translated from the coding sequence ATGTTCTTTCGTAAAAAAGGAAAACTTCGTAAAGATTTCGATGAAAAGCTATTACAGCAACTCGAGCATTTAAAAGAAGATTGGATGAAACAAAAGCTGCTTATTGAAAAGAGTATAGATCCGTCTGAAGAGATTCTAAATGACCTGAGATTAGCAGAGTCAAAATATTTCTTCTTACTAAGAGAAGCAAAGCAAAGAAAGTTATTCATCGGAAGGTCATAA
- the recR gene encoding recombination mediator RecR yields MHYPEPISKLIDSFMKLPGIGPKTAVRLAFFVLSMKEDIVLDFAKALVNAKRNLTYCSNCGHITDQDPCYICEDDRRDKTIICVIQDPKDVIAMEKMKEYNGLYHVLHGAISPMDGIGPEDIKIPELLKRLSDDTVQEIILATNPNIEGEATAMYISRLLKPTGIKMTRIAHGLPVGGDLEYADEVTLSKAMQGRREL; encoded by the coding sequence ATGCATTATCCCGAACCGATATCGAAGCTAATAGATAGCTTTATGAAATTGCCGGGGATTGGTCCTAAGACGGCCGTTCGCCTGGCTTTCTTTGTATTAAGTATGAAAGAAGATATTGTACTAGACTTTGCTAAAGCATTAGTTAATGCAAAAAGAAATTTAACATATTGTTCAAATTGTGGTCATATTACTGATCAAGATCCTTGTTATATTTGTGAAGATGATCGCAGAGATAAAACGATTATTTGTGTAATACAAGATCCTAAAGATGTTATTGCAATGGAAAAAATGAAGGAATACAATGGCCTTTATCACGTTTTACATGGAGCCATTTCTCCAATGGACGGTATTGGTCCAGAGGATATTAAAATTCCAGAGCTACTCAAAAGACTTTCTGATGACACAGTACAAGAGATTATCTTAGCGACAAACCCCAATATTGAGGGAGAAGCAACTGCAATGTATATTTCTCGACTTCTAAAACCCACAGGGATAAAAATGACACGTATAGCGCATGGGTTGCCAGTTGGTGGAGACTTAGAATATGCTGATGAAGTTACATTATCAAAAGCAATGCAAGGAAGACGAGAGCTATAG
- a CDS encoding YbaB/EbfC family nucleoid-associated protein yields MRGGGNMQKMMKQMQKMQKDMAKAQEELAEKTFEGTAGGGMVIVVANGQKEIIDVKIKEEVVDPDDIDMLQDLVLAATNDALRKVEEVTNETMGQFTKGMNLPF; encoded by the coding sequence ATGCGTGGCGGCGGAAATATGCAAAAGATGATGAAACAAATGCAGAAAATGCAAAAGGACATGGCGAAGGCACAAGAAGAATTAGCTGAAAAAACATTCGAAGGAACAGCTGGTGGCGGAATGGTGATCGTGGTTGCTAACGGTCAAAAAGAAATCATCGACGTGAAAATTAAAGAAGAAGTTGTGGATCCTGATGATATCGACATGCTTCAAGATTTAGTGCTAGCTGCAACAAATGATGCATTAAGGAAAGTTGAAGAAGTAACTAATGAAACAATGGGTCAATTTACTAAGGGTATGAATTTACCTTTCTAA
- the dnaX gene encoding DNA polymerase III subunit gamma/tau, whose amino-acid sequence MAYQALYRVFRPQSFHDVVGQEHITKTLQNALLQEKFSHAYLFSGPRGTGKTSAAKILAKAVNCENAPVAEPCNECQSCIGITNGSISDVLEIDAASNNGVDEIRDIRDKVKFAPSAVRYKVYIVDEVHMLSIGAFNALLKTLEEPPKHVIFLLATTEPHKIPLTIISRCQRFDFRRITSQAIVGRMKTVIDDQEVKVSEEALQIVARAADGGMRDALSLLDQVISFSEEEVNIEDVLTITGSVSHGFLTKLIQSIHDKDIHTALKTLDEMIEHGKDPMRFLEDLIFYYRDMLLYQTAPQLEEVLQRQAVDHEFTELATTISRDSIYEIIDILNKAQQEMKWTNHPRIFLEMALVKLSQLGKTETKIDGSEVSKLTEKIGQLENELREIKTKGVMVSQDSSQAPADKKPQKVVRNGYKTPVGRINEILKQATRNHLEVIKSHWGEMLDTLRQQNKVSHAALLIESEPVAAGENSFVLKFKYEIHCKMVAENNNNVRDNLENILYDITGKRFDMIGVPEDEWGKIREGFLREQRHTDQDESNQNEEDPLIAEAMKLVGSELIEIKE is encoded by the coding sequence ATGGCATATCAAGCATTATATCGCGTATTTAGACCACAATCTTTTCATGACGTGGTAGGTCAGGAGCATATTACAAAAACATTGCAAAACGCCCTGCTTCAGGAAAAGTTCTCGCATGCTTATTTATTTTCTGGTCCAAGAGGAACTGGAAAAACAAGTGCGGCAAAGATATTAGCGAAAGCGGTGAATTGTGAAAATGCACCAGTTGCTGAGCCATGTAACGAATGTCAATCTTGTATAGGGATTACAAATGGATCGATATCCGATGTGTTGGAAATAGATGCAGCTTCAAACAATGGTGTTGATGAAATCCGTGATATTCGTGATAAGGTTAAATTTGCTCCAAGTGCTGTAAGGTATAAAGTGTACATTGTTGATGAAGTCCATATGCTCTCAATCGGTGCATTTAATGCATTGCTGAAAACTTTAGAAGAGCCACCCAAACATGTCATCTTCTTATTGGCAACAACTGAACCACATAAGATACCTTTAACGATCATATCAAGATGTCAAAGGTTTGATTTTCGACGGATTACTTCTCAAGCGATTGTAGGTCGGATGAAGACTGTAATTGATGATCAAGAGGTAAAGGTTTCTGAAGAGGCACTTCAAATAGTAGCAAGAGCAGCTGATGGAGGCATGCGTGACGCATTGAGTCTTTTAGACCAAGTCATCTCCTTTAGTGAAGAAGAAGTTAATATTGAAGATGTACTAACCATCACAGGTTCTGTATCTCATGGATTCTTAACGAAGTTGATTCAATCCATTCATGATAAAGATATTCATACTGCATTAAAAACGCTGGATGAGATGATTGAGCATGGAAAAGATCCGATGCGATTTTTAGAAGACCTGATTTTCTATTATCGGGACATGTTATTGTATCAAACAGCACCACAGCTAGAAGAAGTTTTACAAAGACAAGCGGTAGATCATGAGTTTACCGAGCTTGCCACAACAATCAGTAGGGACAGTATTTATGAAATTATAGATATCCTTAACAAAGCTCAACAAGAAATGAAATGGACTAATCATCCAAGGATTTTTTTGGAGATGGCACTTGTTAAATTATCTCAGTTGGGGAAAACTGAAACGAAGATTGATGGTAGCGAAGTTAGCAAGCTTACTGAAAAAATTGGTCAACTTGAAAATGAGTTAAGAGAAATAAAGACTAAGGGAGTTATGGTCTCCCAAGATAGTAGTCAAGCACCTGCGGATAAGAAACCACAAAAGGTTGTTCGTAATGGATATAAAACTCCAGTAGGGAGAATTAATGAGATTTTAAAACAAGCAACTCGCAACCACCTAGAAGTAATTAAATCTCATTGGGGCGAAATGCTTGATACACTTCGTCAGCAAAATAAGGTATCACATGCAGCACTTCTGATTGAAAGTGAGCCCGTAGCTGCAGGTGAAAATTCATTTGTCTTAAAATTTAAATATGAAATCCATTGTAAAATGGTCGCTGAAAACAATAACAACGTCCGTGACAATCTTGAGAATATTTTATATGATATTACAGGAAAAAGATTCGATATGATTGGTGTCCCAGAGGACGAATGGGGTAAAATTAGAGAAGGTTTCTTACGTGAGCAACGACATACAGATCAAGATGAGTCTAATCAAAATGAAGAGGACCCATTAATTGCAGAAGCAATGAAACTTGTAGGTTCGGAGCTCATTGAAATAAAAGAATAA
- the tadA gene encoding tRNA adenosine(34) deaminase TadA: MKQDEYFMKKAIEQARLAEKIEEVPIGAVIVMNDKVVASAHNLRETEQRSIAHAELLVIDHACKETGSWRLEDATLYVTLEPCPMCAGAIMLSRIKRVVYGASDPKGGCAGTLMNLLQESRFNHQSEVVSGVLEDECSELLSTFFRNLRQRKKNK, from the coding sequence ATGAAACAAGACGAGTATTTTATGAAAAAAGCGATAGAGCAGGCTAGGTTAGCTGAAAAAATAGAGGAAGTTCCCATTGGTGCTGTGATTGTCATGAATGACAAGGTCGTAGCTTCTGCACATAATCTACGAGAAACTGAACAACGGTCAATTGCCCATGCAGAGCTCTTAGTAATTGATCATGCATGTAAAGAAACAGGCTCATGGAGATTAGAAGATGCTACACTTTATGTGACTCTGGAGCCTTGTCCAATGTGTGCAGGTGCTATTATGCTATCAAGGATTAAGCGGGTGGTCTATGGGGCGAGTGACCCAAAGGGCGGATGCGCTGGTACACTTATGAATTTATTGCAGGAGAGCAGATTTAATCATCAATCAGAGGTAGTTTCAGGTGTACTTGAAGATGAATGTAGTGAACTATTAAGTACCTTCTTTCGCAATTTACGACAGCGTAAAAAAAACAAATGA
- a CDS encoding isochorismatase family cysteine hydrolase: MQNEALLIIDMINDFNFKDGSLLAEKANKLAPSILSLKKRFKKYKKPIIYINDHYQVKQADFKKISTICTNALSKPIIELLLPEDDDYFLLKPKHSAFYGTSLDDLLHQLKVETLTITGIAGNICVLFTANDAYMREYELIIPSDCIGSASEQDHIYSLYMMKEVLKANTNHSKSILT; the protein is encoded by the coding sequence ATGCAAAATGAAGCCTTACTAATAATTGATATGATTAATGATTTTAATTTTAAGGATGGATCACTACTTGCAGAAAAAGCGAACAAACTAGCTCCATCAATTCTTAGTTTAAAAAAACGATTTAAAAAATATAAAAAGCCAATTATTTATATTAATGACCATTATCAAGTAAAACAAGCAGATTTTAAGAAGATTTCTACAATATGCACAAATGCTTTAAGCAAACCCATTATCGAACTATTATTACCTGAAGATGATGATTACTTCCTTCTAAAACCAAAGCACTCTGCTTTTTATGGTACCTCTTTAGACGATCTTTTACATCAATTAAAAGTAGAAACCCTAACGATAACTGGAATAGCCGGCAATATATGTGTCTTATTTACAGCTAATGATGCTTATATGAGAGAATATGAATTAATCATACCAAGTGATTGTATTGGCTCAGCAAGTGAACAGGACCATATTTATTCCTTATATATGATGAAGGAGGTTTTAAAGGCAAATACTAATCACTCTAAATCGATTTTGACTTAA
- a CDS encoding glycosyl hydrolase family 18 protein: MQIHVIQPGQTLYGIAQAYNTTFTDIVEANDIPNPDNLVIGQAIVIPIIGRFYWVQPGDSLWSIGRRFGIAPERLATINQLSTTQPINPGLKLYIPELDKPNKEINAYVEPLGNTVTPAIENSTRETAPYLTYLAPFSFQINRDGTLKEPLLNNFPEIARNNDVTLMMVVTNLEEGQFSDELGRIVLTDQTVQNRLLDTIVETARKYGFRDIHFDMEYLRPEDREAYNTFLRKAKQRFSAEGWLMSTALAPKTSAEQKGRWYEAHDYRAHGEIADFVVIMTYEWGYSGGPAMAVSPIGPVREVLEYAISEMPSTKIMMGQNLYGYDWTLPFVEGGEYAKAVSPQRAIEIAAENNVPIEYDYKAQAPHFDYRDDEGKDHTVWFEDARSIQAKFDLIKELNLRGISYWKLGLPFPQNWLLITENFNVVKQ; the protein is encoded by the coding sequence ATGCAAATTCATGTGATTCAACCAGGCCAAACTTTGTATGGAATAGCACAAGCTTATAACACAACCTTCACAGATATTGTTGAAGCGAATGATATTCCAAATCCTGATAATCTTGTTATTGGTCAAGCAATTGTAATACCGATTATCGGAAGGTTTTATTGGGTACAGCCGGGTGATAGTCTATGGTCTATAGGAAGAAGGTTTGGAATAGCTCCTGAGCGGTTAGCAACCATCAATCAGCTATCTACTACTCAACCTATCAATCCAGGATTAAAACTTTATATTCCAGAACTTGATAAACCTAATAAAGAAATTAATGCATATGTAGAACCACTTGGAAATACAGTAACTCCTGCAATTGAAAACAGTACTCGTGAAACAGCGCCATATTTAACCTACCTTGCTCCTTTTAGTTTCCAAATCAATCGGGATGGGACTCTAAAAGAACCCCTACTAAATAATTTTCCAGAAATCGCAAGAAATAATGATGTGACATTAATGATGGTTGTGACTAATTTAGAAGAAGGACAGTTTAGTGATGAACTGGGCCGAATAGTACTTACAGATCAAACTGTCCAAAACCGTTTATTGGACACGATTGTTGAAACGGCAAGAAAGTATGGATTTAGAGATATTCATTTTGATATGGAATATCTTCGCCCCGAAGATCGTGAGGCTTATAATACATTTCTTCGTAAAGCAAAACAAAGATTTTCTGCCGAAGGCTGGTTGATGTCTACGGCTCTTGCTCCAAAAACAAGTGCTGAACAAAAAGGGCGCTGGTATGAAGCACATGATTATCGTGCACATGGTGAAATTGCAGACTTTGTTGTCATCATGACATATGAGTGGGGATACAGTGGTGGGCCTGCAATGGCGGTATCACCTATTGGACCTGTTCGAGAAGTGCTAGAGTATGCCATTTCCGAAATGCCTAGTACAAAAATTATGATGGGTCAAAATCTATATGGGTATGATTGGACATTGCCCTTTGTTGAAGGTGGCGAATATGCAAAAGCAGTCAGCCCACAGAGAGCTATTGAAATTGCAGCTGAAAACAACGTTCCAATAGAATATGACTACAAAGCACAAGCACCCCATTTTGATTACCGAGATGATGAAGGAAAAGACCATACAGTCTGGTTTGAGGATGCTAGAAGCATACAAGCAAAATTCGACCTCATCAAGGAACTTAATCTTAGAGGAATAAGCTATTGGAAATTAGGTCTTCCATTTCCACAAAACTGGTTACTAATTACCGAAAACTTTAATGTAGTTAAGCAATAA
- a CDS encoding deoxynucleoside kinase: MSITPFITVEGPIGVGKTSLARAISEHFQYALLKEIVEENPFLGKFYQNIEEYSFQTEMFFLCNRYKQLEDINEKFIQQNKPVVADYHILKNLIFAERTLKPFQYQKYLQIYDILTADMPLPNLIIYLNASLETLLNRIDLRGREIEKSISPSYLLQLSADYETTMERFERTYPSIPVIRFNGDELDFVQSNQDLKYILSKIDENMHIKGV; encoded by the coding sequence ATGAGTATTACACCTTTTATTACCGTTGAAGGCCCAATTGGTGTTGGTAAAACTTCACTGGCAAGAGCCATTTCAGAGCATTTCCAATATGCTCTATTGAAAGAAATTGTCGAAGAAAATCCTTTTCTCGGTAAATTTTATCAAAATATAGAAGAATATAGCTTTCAAACAGAAATGTTTTTTCTTTGTAATCGATATAAACAACTTGAGGATATAAATGAAAAATTCATCCAGCAAAACAAGCCAGTTGTTGCCGATTATCATATATTAAAAAACCTAATATTTGCAGAGCGCACGTTGAAGCCATTTCAATACCAAAAGTATTTGCAAATCTATGACATCTTGACTGCGGATATGCCTTTACCAAACCTCATTATATACCTCAATGCTAGTCTAGAAACATTACTGAACCGTATTGATTTACGTGGTAGAGAAATTGAGAAGTCAATTAGTCCTAGTTATTTGCTTCAGCTTTCAGCAGATTATGAAACAACAATGGAACGATTTGAACGCACATACCCATCGATTCCAGTCATTCGATTTAATGGTGATGAACTTGATTTTGTACAAAGCAACCAGGATTTGAAGTATATATTATCAAAAATAGATGAAAACATGCATATAAAAGGAGTTTAA
- a CDS encoding deoxynucleoside kinase, whose protein sequence is MNLRQKYDIPSNAVITIAGTVGVGKSTMTNALANALGFRTSFEKVDTNPYLDRFYNDFERWSFHLQIYFLAERFKEQKKIFEYGGGFVQDRSIYEDTGIFAKMHYDKGTMTPVDYETYTNLFEAMVMTPYFPHPNLLIYLEGSIDDILARIKERGRPMEQQTPVEYWEEMHGRYEKWINSFHACPVLRLNINEYDIVDNERSIEPIVEKISHFLRQTQLLKS, encoded by the coding sequence ATGAATTTGCGCCAAAAATATGATATTCCAAGCAACGCTGTTATTACCATTGCAGGAACAGTAGGTGTCGGGAAATCTACGATGACGAATGCACTAGCTAATGCCTTAGGTTTTCGAACCTCCTTTGAAAAAGTAGATACCAATCCATATTTAGATCGCTTTTACAATGACTTTGAACGCTGGAGTTTCCACTTGCAAATATACTTCCTAGCTGAGCGTTTTAAAGAACAAAAGAAGATATTTGAATATGGTGGTGGATTTGTACAAGATCGTTCTATTTATGAGGATACCGGAATTTTCGCAAAAATGCATTATGATAAAGGAACCATGACTCCTGTAGATTACGAAACATATACAAATCTATTTGAGGCAATGGTGATGACACCGTATTTTCCTCATCCGAATCTATTAATTTACTTAGAAGGAAGTATCGATGACATTTTAGCCCGAATTAAGGAACGAGGACGTCCAATGGAGCAGCAGACACCTGTTGAATATTGGGAGGAAATGCACGGAAGATATGAAAAATGGATTAATAGCTTTCACGCATGTCCAGTTCTACGATTAAATATTAATGAATATGATATCGTTGATAATGAGAGATCGATTGAGCCAATTGTTGAAAAAATTTCTCACTTTCTTAGGCAAACGCAATTATTGAAAAGCTAA